One genomic segment of Ricinus communis isolate WT05 ecotype wild-type chromosome 5, ASM1957865v1, whole genome shotgun sequence includes these proteins:
- the LOC8263715 gene encoding glycine-rich cell wall structural protein 1.8 isoform X2, translating into MSTQKILPALLLLLLGLGICSAKRSLLTLDAHIYGGVSGGGGGGSGGGGGSGYAAGGEHGDAVYAGGAGSGEGGGAGYGGVAGIGGGGGGGSGGGGGAAHAGGASGAGYGAGSGEGGGAGYGGAASAGGAGGAGYGAGGGEGGGAGYGGAGGIGGGSGGGGGKGGGGGAASAGGAGGAGYGSGGGEGGGAGYGGAGIAGGSGGGGGKGGGGGAASAGGAGGAGYGSGGGEGGGAGGHTSGGGGGSGGGAGAGYAGSGAGGYGGGEGAGSGGGYGAGGAGVGGGGGGGSGGGGGAGYAGGAHGGGYGSGGGEGAGHGGGAGIGAGGGGGGGSGGGGGGGYGAHGGGYGAGGGSGEGGGHGGGYAP; encoded by the exons ATGTCTACCCAGAAAATTCTTCCAGCACTTCTCCTTttgttattaggtttagggaTATGTTCTGCCAAAAGATCACTCCTTACTCTTGATGCACATATTTATGGTGGTGTAAGTggaggaggtggaggtggctcgggtggtggtggtggttcCGGATATGCAGCTGGAGGGGAACATGGTGATGCTGTTTATGCAGGCGGTGCTGGTAGTGGAGAAGGTGGTGGTGCTGGCTATGGTGGTGTAGCAGGAATTGGCGGTGGGGGCGGAGGTGGTAGTGGCGGCGGCGGCGGTGCAGCCCATGCAGGAGGAGCTAGTGGTGCTGGATATGGAGCTGGTAGTGGTGAAGGAGGTGGTGCTGGCTATGGTG GTGCTGCCTCTGCTGGAGGAGCTGGCGGTGCTGGATATGGAGCTGGTGGTGGTGAAGGAGGTGGCGCTGGTTATGGTGGTGCTGGAGGGATTGGTGGAGGTAGTGGTGGAGGCGGCGGAAAAGGAGGTGGGGGCGGTGCTGCCTCTGCTGGAGGAGCTGGCGGTGCTGGATATGGCAGTGGTGGTGGGGAAGGAGGTGGTGCTGGCTACGGAGGTGCTGGAATAGCTGGAGGTAGTGGTGGAGGTGGGGGAAAAGGAGGTGGCGGCGGTGCTGCCTCTGCTGGAGGAGCTGGCGGTGCTGGATATGGCAGTGGTGGCGGCGAAGGCGGTGGTGCTGGTGGACATACTAGTGGTGGCGGAGGAGGAAGTGGTGgtggtgctggtgctggttATGCTGGATCAGGTGCAGGTGGCTACGGTGGAGGTGAAGGAGCTGGTTCTGGTGGAGGCTATGGTGCTGGTGGTGCAGGAGTTGGAGGTGGCGGGGGTGGTGGCAGTGGCGGAGGTGGTGGAGCCGGTTATGCTGGAGGAGCCCATGGAGGTGGATACGGTAGTGGTGGAGGAGAAGGAGCAGGTCATGGAGGTGGTGCAGGTATTGGCGCAGGAGGTGGTGGAGGCGGTGGCTCTGGCGGTGGCGGTGGCGGTGGATATGGTGCACATGGAGGTGGATATGGAGCGGGTGGTGGAAGCGGAGAGGGTGGTGGGCATGGAGGTGGGTATGCTCCTTAG
- the LOC8263715 gene encoding glycine-rich cell wall structural protein 1.8 isoform X1: MSTQKILPALLLLLLGLGICSAKRSLLTLDAHIYGGVSGGGGGGSGGGGGSGYAAGGEHGDAVYAGGAGSGEGGGAGYGGVAGIGGGGGGGSGGGGGAAHAGGASGAGYGAGSGEGGGAGYGGAAGIGGGGGKGGGGGAASAGGAGGAGYGAGGGEGGGAGYGGAGGIGGGSGGGGGKGGGGGAASAGGAGGAGYGSGGGEGGGAGYGGAGIAGGSGGGGGKGGGGGAASAGGAGGAGYGSGGGEGGGAGGHTSGGGGGSGGGAGAGYAGSGAGGYGGGEGAGSGGGYGAGGAGVGGGGGGGSGGGGGAGYAGGAHGGGYGSGGGEGAGHGGGAGIGAGGGGGGGSGGGGGGGYGAHGGGYGAGGGSGEGGGHGGGYAP; encoded by the coding sequence ATGTCTACCCAGAAAATTCTTCCAGCACTTCTCCTTttgttattaggtttagggaTATGTTCTGCCAAAAGATCACTCCTTACTCTTGATGCACATATTTATGGTGGTGTAAGTggaggaggtggaggtggctcgggtggtggtggtggttcCGGATATGCAGCTGGAGGGGAACATGGTGATGCTGTTTATGCAGGCGGTGCTGGTAGTGGAGAAGGTGGTGGTGCTGGCTATGGTGGTGTAGCAGGAATTGGCGGTGGGGGCGGAGGTGGTAGTGGCGGCGGCGGCGGTGCAGCCCATGCAGGAGGAGCTAGTGGTGCTGGATATGGAGCTGGTAGTGGTGAAGGAGGTGGTGCTGGCTATGGTGGTGCTGCAGGAATTGGTGGAGGTGGTGGAAAAGGAGGTGGGGGTGGTGCTGCCTCTGCTGGAGGAGCTGGCGGTGCTGGATATGGAGCTGGTGGTGGTGAAGGAGGTGGCGCTGGTTATGGTGGTGCTGGAGGGATTGGTGGAGGTAGTGGTGGAGGCGGCGGAAAAGGAGGTGGGGGCGGTGCTGCCTCTGCTGGAGGAGCTGGCGGTGCTGGATATGGCAGTGGTGGTGGGGAAGGAGGTGGTGCTGGCTACGGAGGTGCTGGAATAGCTGGAGGTAGTGGTGGAGGTGGGGGAAAAGGAGGTGGCGGCGGTGCTGCCTCTGCTGGAGGAGCTGGCGGTGCTGGATATGGCAGTGGTGGCGGCGAAGGCGGTGGTGCTGGTGGACATACTAGTGGTGGCGGAGGAGGAAGTGGTGgtggtgctggtgctggttATGCTGGATCAGGTGCAGGTGGCTACGGTGGAGGTGAAGGAGCTGGTTCTGGTGGAGGCTATGGTGCTGGTGGTGCAGGAGTTGGAGGTGGCGGGGGTGGTGGCAGTGGCGGAGGTGGTGGAGCCGGTTATGCTGGAGGAGCCCATGGAGGTGGATACGGTAGTGGTGGAGGAGAAGGAGCAGGTCATGGAGGTGGTGCAGGTATTGGCGCAGGAGGTGGTGGAGGCGGTGGCTCTGGCGGTGGCGGTGGCGGTGGATATGGTGCACATGGAGGTGGATATGGAGCGGGTGGTGGAAGCGGAGAGGGTGGTGGGCATGGAGGTGGGTATGCTCCTTAG
- the LOC8263716 gene encoding regulator of nonsense transcripts 1 homolog isoform X2, translated as MDSEQSNLYETASQPDTGTDAYTFLEFNTQGESDFDYPEFRSPVAWPTPSDSLAAATSSSSAVDPTASDHRGAAAAATSSDHHSADSAAAASSPVSSSSSSKAMRGGSNSQGVVEGIVSAMGGLNFEETGDEDGYEFGKGDFTEHACRYCGVSNPACVVRCNIPSCRKWFCNSRGNTSGSHIVNHLVRAKHKEVCLHKDSPLGETILECYNCGCRNVFLLGFISAKTESVVVLLCREPCLNVNALKDMNWDLSQWCPLIDDRCFLQWLVKIPSEQEQLRARQISAQQINKVEELWKTNPDATLEDLEKPGIDDEPQSVALKYEDAYQYQNVFAPLIKLEADYDKMMKESQSKDNVTIRWDIGLNKKRIAYFVFPKEDNELRLVPGDELRLRYSGDAAHPAWQSVGHVIKLTAQEEVALELRASQGVPVDINHGFSVDFVWKSTSFDRMQGAMKTFAVDETSVSGYIYHHLLGHEVENQNVRNTLPRRFGAPGLPELNASQVFAVKSVLQRPISLIQGPPGTGKTVTSAAIVYHMAKQGQGQVLVCAPSNVAVDQLAEKISATGLKVVRLCAKSREAVSSPVEHLTLHYQVRHLDTSEKSELHKLQQLKDEQGELSSSDEKKYKALKRATEREISQSADVICCTCVGAGDPRLANFRFRQVLIDESTQATEPECLIPLVLGAKQVILVGDHCQLGPVIMCKKAARAGLAQSLFERLVLLGVKPIRLQVQYRMHPSLSEFPSNSFYEGTLQNGVTVNERQSSGIDFPWPVPNRPMFFYVQMGQEEISASGTSYLNRTEAANVEKIVTTFLRSGVVPSQIGVITPYEGQRAYIVNYMSRNGALRQQLYKEIEVASVDSFQGREKDYIILSCVRSNEHQGIGFLNDPRRLNVALTRARYGIVILGNPKVLSKQPLWNSLLTHYKEHECLVEGPLNNLKQSMVQFQKPKKIYNDRRLFFGGGPGIVSNDNFGSGASSSPNSDRRSSRGRGSYMPPGPPNGTHKPSVHPTGFPMPRVPVPPFHGGPPSQPYAIPTRGAVHGPVGAVPHVPSPGSRGFGAGRGNAGAPIGSHLSHQQSTQQTIGNMGSTFNFPALENPNSQPSVGGPLSQPGYVNNMPVQGPSQSFRDGFSVGGMSQDFLGDDFKSQGSHVPYNVADFSTQASQSGYAVDYVTQGVQGGFPGNFMNQNSQAGFSRFGSGNDFMSQDYMTHGSQGLFTQIGFNDASQDDVSQNHFGIANPNPLQSQPFAHYNTQPLNMQSTQQPQQGQGSQNQKIHYNG; from the exons ATGGACTCTGAGCAGAGCAACCTGTACGAAACGGCGTCGCAGCCAGACACGGGAACAGACGCATACACATTTCTCGAATTCAACACACAAGGCGAATCTGACTTTGATTATCCAGAATTCCGTTCTCCCGTAGCATGGCCAACGCCGTCGGATTCTCTAGCGGCTGCGACTTCCTCTTCCTCCGCCGTGGACCCTACCGCGTCAGACCACAGAGGCGCAGCTGCGGCGGCGACATCCTCGGATCACCACTCTGCTGATTCTGCAGCAGCAGCTTCTTCACCCGTGTCGTCTTCGTCTTCATCGAAAGCGATGCGAGGCGGCAGCAATAGTCAAGGGGTGGTGGAAGGGATAGTGAGTGCAATGGGAGGGTTGAATTTCGAGGAGACGGGAGATGAGGACGGATATGAGTTTGGAAAAGGGGATTTTACAGAGCATGCTTGTCGGTATTGTGGGGTTTCCAATCCTGCTTGTGTTGTTCGATGCAATATTCCTTCTTGTAGGAAGTGGTTTTGTAATTCCAGAGGCAATACTTCTGGCTCCCATATTGTTAATCACCTG GTTCGTGCAAAACATAAAGAAGTCTGTCTTCATAAAGACAGTCCTTTAGGAGAAACAATACTTGAATGTTACAACTGTGGATGCCGAAATGTCTTCCTTCTTGGATTTATATCAGCAAAGACAGAAAGTGTTGTTGTTCTCCTATGTAGGGAACCTTGCTTGAATGTCAATGCATTGAAGGACATGAACTGGGATTTGAGCCAGTGGTGCCCCCTTATTGATGATAGATGTTTTCTACAGTGGCTTGTTAAG ATACCTTCTGAACAGGAGCAGCTGAGGGCACGCCAAATTAGCGCTcagcaaataaataaagtagaaGAACTTTGGAAAACAAATCCTGATGCTACCCTAGAAGATCTTGAGAAACCTGGCATTGATGATGAGCCTCAGTCTGTAGCATTGAAGTATGAAGATGCATATCAG TATCAAAATGTTTTTGCTCCATTGATTAAGCTTGAGGCCGATTATGATAAA aTGATGAAAGAATCTCAAAGCAAGGACAATGTTACTATTCGATGGGATATTGGCCTTAACAAGAAGCGAATtgcttattttgtttttccgAAG GAGGACAATGAGTTGCGTCTTGTACCTGGTGATGAGTTACGGTTGCGTTATTCTGGAGATGCTGCCCATCCAGCATGGCAGTCAGTTGGGCATGTG ATCAAGTTAACTGCACAGGAGGAGGTAGCACTTGAGCTTCGTGCTAGTCAG GGAGTTCCTGTAGATATAAACCATGGCTTCAGTGTTGATTTTGTGTGGAAGAGTACAAGCTTTGATCGGATGCAAGGTGCAATGAAAACTTTTGCAGTCGATGAAACAAGTGTCAGTGG GTACATATACCACCATCTGTTGGGCCACGAGGTTGAAAATCAAAATGTTCGTAATACACTTCCACGTCGTTTTGGTGCTCCTGGTCTCCCAGAGCTGAATGCATCTCAA GTGTTTGCTGTAAAGAGTGTTCTTCAAAGACCTATAAGCTTGATTCAAGGGCCACCTGGCACTGGAAAAACTGTCACTTCTGCTGCCATTGTTTATCACATGGCCAAGCAGGGCCAGGGACAG GTTTTGGTATGTGCTCCAAGTAATGTGGCTGTAGACCAACTAGCTGAGAAGATCAGTGCTACTGGTTTAAAG GTTGTTCGGCTATGTGCAAAATCAAGGGAAGCTGTAAGTTCCCCCGTTGAGCATCTAACCCTTCACTATCAG GTTAGACATCTTGACACTTCTGAAAAGAGCGAACTTCACAAGTTGCAACAATTGAAAGATGAACAAG GGGAACTGTCCAGCAGTGATGAGAAAAAATACAAAGCACTGAAGCGAGCAACAGAGAGGGAGATTTCACAAAGTGCCGATGTCATTTGTTGCACCTGTGTTGGTGCTGGAGATCCCCGTCTAGCAAATTTTAGGTTCCGCCAG GTGCTCATTGATGAGTCTACGCAGGCAACAGAGCCTGAGTGCCTTATTCCTTTAGTTCTTGGGGCAAAGCAG GTCATTCTTGTTGGAGACCATTGCCAGCTTGGTCCGGTCATTATGTGCAAGAAAGCAGCTCGTGCTGGGCTGGCTCAGTCCCTTTTTGAACGTCTTGTTTTACTTGGTGTTAAACCAATTAGGTTGCAG GTTCAATACCGTATGCATCCATCCCTTTCAGAATTTCCATCTAACAGCTTTTATGAAGGTACGCTTCAAAATGGTGTGACTGTCAATGAGAGGCAATCATCAGGAATCGATTTTCCTTGGCCTGTGCCTAATCGTCCTATGTTCTTCTATGTCCAG ATGGGACAAGAGGAAATAAGTGCCAGTGGAACATCTTATCTAAATCGTACTGAGGCAGCAAACGTTGAAAAAATTGTAACTACTTTCTTGAGAAGTGGTGTGGTCCCTAGCCAg ATTGGTGTGATTACACCATATGAGGGGCAGAGAGCGTATATTGTGAACTATATGTCAAGAAATGGTGCTCTTAGACAGCAATTGTACAAAGAAATTGAG GTCGCAAGTGTTGATTCATTTCAAGGAAGGGAAAAAGACTACATTATTTTGTCCTGTGTTAGGAGTAATGAACATCAG GGTATTGGATTTCTTAATGATCCACGGAGGCTGAATGTTGCTCTAACACGTGCTAGATATGGAATTGTCATTTTGGGAAATCCTAAAGTTCTGAGCAAACAACCTTTGTGGAACAGCCTACTTACACACTACAAG GAGCACGAGTGCTTGGTTGAAGGACCTTTAAATAACTTGAAGCAAAGTATGGTTCAATTTCAAAAGCCCAAGAAG ATCTATAACGATAGGAGACTCTTCTTTGGTGGTGGCCCTGGAATTGTCTCTAATGACAATTTTGGTTCTGGTGCATCATCCAGCCCAAACTCTGATAGAAGAAGCTCTCGTGGCAGGG GTTCGTATATGCCACCTGGGCCACCCAATGGTACCCATAAGCCCAGTGTCCACCCTACTGGCTTCCCAATGCCTCGGGTTCCTGTTCCTCCATTTCATGGTGGTCCACCTTCCCAACCATATGCTATTCCAACTCGTGGGGCTGTGCACGGGCCTGTTGGAGCTGTTCCTCATGTTCCTTCACCAGGAAGTCGGGGTTTTGGTGCAGGGCGGGGGAATGCTGGTGCTCCTATTGGCAGTCATCTTTCCCACCAGCAAAGCACACAGCAAACTATTGGAAATATGGGATCCACATTCAACTTTCCTGCTCTGGAGAATCCAAACAGCCAGCCATCTGTGGGTGGTCCATTATCTCAGCCGGGATACGTGAATAAT ATGCCAGTCCAAGGTCCAAGTCAATCATTTCGTGATGGATTTTCTGTGGGAGGCATGTCTCAG GACTTCCTGGGTGATGATTTCAAAAGCCAGGGATCTCATGTTCCTTATAATGTTGCTGACTTCTCCACTCAG GCATCACAAAGTGGATATGCTGTTGACTATGTTACACAAGGAGTGCAGGGTGGGTTCCCCGGCAACTTTATGAATCAGAATTCTCAAGCTGGATTTTCTCGTTTTGGTTCTGGAAATGATTTCATGTCTCAG GATTACATGACTCATGGATCACAGGGGCTGTTCACTCAGATTGGCTTCAATGATGCCTCGCAGGATGATGTGTCACAGAACCACTTTGGCATAGCCAATCCAAACCCTCTTCAGTCTCAG CCCTTTGCCCACTACAACACACAGCCTCTAAATATGCAGTCTACACAGCAGCCTCAGCAGGGTCAAGGCTCCCAGAACCAGAAAATCCACTACAATGGTTGA
- the LOC8263716 gene encoding regulator of nonsense transcripts 1 homolog isoform X1 — MDSEQSNLYETASQPDTGTDAYTFLEFNTQGESDFDYPEFRSPVAWPTPSDSLAAATSSSSAVDPTASDHRGAAAAATSSDHHSADSAAAASSPVSSSSSSKAMRGGSNSQGVVEGIVSAMGGLNFEETGDEDGYEFGKGDFTEHACRYCGVSNPACVVRCNIPSCRKWFCNSRGNTSGSHIVNHLVRAKHKEVCLHKDSPLGETILECYNCGCRNVFLLGFISAKTESVVVLLCREPCLNVNALKDMNWDLSQWCPLIDDRCFLQWLVKIPSEQEQLRARQISAQQINKVEELWKTNPDATLEDLEKPGIDDEPQSVALKYEDAYQYQNVFAPLIKLEADYDKMMKESQSKDNVTIRWDIGLNKKRIAYFVFPKEDNELRLVPGDELRLRYSGDAAHPAWQSVGHVIKLTAQEEVALELRASQGVPVDINHGFSVDFVWKSTSFDRMQGAMKTFAVDETSVSGYIYHHLLGHEVENQNVRNTLPRRFGAPGLPELNASQVFAVKSVLQRPISLIQGPPGTGKTVTSAAIVYHMAKQGQGQVLVCAPSNVAVDQLAEKISATGLKVVRLCAKSREAVSSPVEHLTLHYQVRHLDTSEKSELHKLQQLKDEQGELSSSDEKKYKALKRATEREISQSADVICCTCVGAGDPRLANFRFRQVLIDESTQATEPECLIPLVLGAKQVILVGDHCQLGPVIMCKKAARAGLAQSLFERLVLLGVKPIRLQVQYRMHPSLSEFPSNSFYEGTLQNGVTVNERQSSGIDFPWPVPNRPMFFYVQMGQEEISASGTSYLNRTEAANVEKIVTTFLRSGVVPSQIGVITPYEGQRAYIVNYMSRNGALRQQLYKEIEVASVDSFQGREKDYIILSCVRSNEHQGIGFLNDPRRLNVALTRARYGIVILGNPKVLSKQPLWNSLLTHYKEHECLVEGPLNNLKQSMVQFQKPKKIYNDRRLFFGGGPGIVSNDNFGSGASSSPNSDRRSSRGRGSYMPPGPPNGTHKPSVHPTGFPMPRVPVPPFHGGPPSQPYAIPTRGAVHGPVGAVPHVPSPGSRGFGAGRGNAGAPIGSHLSHQQSTQQTIGNMGSTFNFPALENPNSQPSVGGPLSQPGYVNNMPVQGPSQSFRDGFSVGGMSQDFLGDDFKSQGSHVPYNVADFSTQASQSGYAVDYVTQGVQGGFPGNFMNQNSQAGFSRFGSGNDFMSQDYMTHGSQGLFTQIGFNDASQDDVSQNHFGIANPNPLQSQGLMNSLYSQPFAHYNTQPLNMQSTQQPQQGQGSQNQKIHYNG, encoded by the exons ATGGACTCTGAGCAGAGCAACCTGTACGAAACGGCGTCGCAGCCAGACACGGGAACAGACGCATACACATTTCTCGAATTCAACACACAAGGCGAATCTGACTTTGATTATCCAGAATTCCGTTCTCCCGTAGCATGGCCAACGCCGTCGGATTCTCTAGCGGCTGCGACTTCCTCTTCCTCCGCCGTGGACCCTACCGCGTCAGACCACAGAGGCGCAGCTGCGGCGGCGACATCCTCGGATCACCACTCTGCTGATTCTGCAGCAGCAGCTTCTTCACCCGTGTCGTCTTCGTCTTCATCGAAAGCGATGCGAGGCGGCAGCAATAGTCAAGGGGTGGTGGAAGGGATAGTGAGTGCAATGGGAGGGTTGAATTTCGAGGAGACGGGAGATGAGGACGGATATGAGTTTGGAAAAGGGGATTTTACAGAGCATGCTTGTCGGTATTGTGGGGTTTCCAATCCTGCTTGTGTTGTTCGATGCAATATTCCTTCTTGTAGGAAGTGGTTTTGTAATTCCAGAGGCAATACTTCTGGCTCCCATATTGTTAATCACCTG GTTCGTGCAAAACATAAAGAAGTCTGTCTTCATAAAGACAGTCCTTTAGGAGAAACAATACTTGAATGTTACAACTGTGGATGCCGAAATGTCTTCCTTCTTGGATTTATATCAGCAAAGACAGAAAGTGTTGTTGTTCTCCTATGTAGGGAACCTTGCTTGAATGTCAATGCATTGAAGGACATGAACTGGGATTTGAGCCAGTGGTGCCCCCTTATTGATGATAGATGTTTTCTACAGTGGCTTGTTAAG ATACCTTCTGAACAGGAGCAGCTGAGGGCACGCCAAATTAGCGCTcagcaaataaataaagtagaaGAACTTTGGAAAACAAATCCTGATGCTACCCTAGAAGATCTTGAGAAACCTGGCATTGATGATGAGCCTCAGTCTGTAGCATTGAAGTATGAAGATGCATATCAG TATCAAAATGTTTTTGCTCCATTGATTAAGCTTGAGGCCGATTATGATAAA aTGATGAAAGAATCTCAAAGCAAGGACAATGTTACTATTCGATGGGATATTGGCCTTAACAAGAAGCGAATtgcttattttgtttttccgAAG GAGGACAATGAGTTGCGTCTTGTACCTGGTGATGAGTTACGGTTGCGTTATTCTGGAGATGCTGCCCATCCAGCATGGCAGTCAGTTGGGCATGTG ATCAAGTTAACTGCACAGGAGGAGGTAGCACTTGAGCTTCGTGCTAGTCAG GGAGTTCCTGTAGATATAAACCATGGCTTCAGTGTTGATTTTGTGTGGAAGAGTACAAGCTTTGATCGGATGCAAGGTGCAATGAAAACTTTTGCAGTCGATGAAACAAGTGTCAGTGG GTACATATACCACCATCTGTTGGGCCACGAGGTTGAAAATCAAAATGTTCGTAATACACTTCCACGTCGTTTTGGTGCTCCTGGTCTCCCAGAGCTGAATGCATCTCAA GTGTTTGCTGTAAAGAGTGTTCTTCAAAGACCTATAAGCTTGATTCAAGGGCCACCTGGCACTGGAAAAACTGTCACTTCTGCTGCCATTGTTTATCACATGGCCAAGCAGGGCCAGGGACAG GTTTTGGTATGTGCTCCAAGTAATGTGGCTGTAGACCAACTAGCTGAGAAGATCAGTGCTACTGGTTTAAAG GTTGTTCGGCTATGTGCAAAATCAAGGGAAGCTGTAAGTTCCCCCGTTGAGCATCTAACCCTTCACTATCAG GTTAGACATCTTGACACTTCTGAAAAGAGCGAACTTCACAAGTTGCAACAATTGAAAGATGAACAAG GGGAACTGTCCAGCAGTGATGAGAAAAAATACAAAGCACTGAAGCGAGCAACAGAGAGGGAGATTTCACAAAGTGCCGATGTCATTTGTTGCACCTGTGTTGGTGCTGGAGATCCCCGTCTAGCAAATTTTAGGTTCCGCCAG GTGCTCATTGATGAGTCTACGCAGGCAACAGAGCCTGAGTGCCTTATTCCTTTAGTTCTTGGGGCAAAGCAG GTCATTCTTGTTGGAGACCATTGCCAGCTTGGTCCGGTCATTATGTGCAAGAAAGCAGCTCGTGCTGGGCTGGCTCAGTCCCTTTTTGAACGTCTTGTTTTACTTGGTGTTAAACCAATTAGGTTGCAG GTTCAATACCGTATGCATCCATCCCTTTCAGAATTTCCATCTAACAGCTTTTATGAAGGTACGCTTCAAAATGGTGTGACTGTCAATGAGAGGCAATCATCAGGAATCGATTTTCCTTGGCCTGTGCCTAATCGTCCTATGTTCTTCTATGTCCAG ATGGGACAAGAGGAAATAAGTGCCAGTGGAACATCTTATCTAAATCGTACTGAGGCAGCAAACGTTGAAAAAATTGTAACTACTTTCTTGAGAAGTGGTGTGGTCCCTAGCCAg ATTGGTGTGATTACACCATATGAGGGGCAGAGAGCGTATATTGTGAACTATATGTCAAGAAATGGTGCTCTTAGACAGCAATTGTACAAAGAAATTGAG GTCGCAAGTGTTGATTCATTTCAAGGAAGGGAAAAAGACTACATTATTTTGTCCTGTGTTAGGAGTAATGAACATCAG GGTATTGGATTTCTTAATGATCCACGGAGGCTGAATGTTGCTCTAACACGTGCTAGATATGGAATTGTCATTTTGGGAAATCCTAAAGTTCTGAGCAAACAACCTTTGTGGAACAGCCTACTTACACACTACAAG GAGCACGAGTGCTTGGTTGAAGGACCTTTAAATAACTTGAAGCAAAGTATGGTTCAATTTCAAAAGCCCAAGAAG ATCTATAACGATAGGAGACTCTTCTTTGGTGGTGGCCCTGGAATTGTCTCTAATGACAATTTTGGTTCTGGTGCATCATCCAGCCCAAACTCTGATAGAAGAAGCTCTCGTGGCAGGG GTTCGTATATGCCACCTGGGCCACCCAATGGTACCCATAAGCCCAGTGTCCACCCTACTGGCTTCCCAATGCCTCGGGTTCCTGTTCCTCCATTTCATGGTGGTCCACCTTCCCAACCATATGCTATTCCAACTCGTGGGGCTGTGCACGGGCCTGTTGGAGCTGTTCCTCATGTTCCTTCACCAGGAAGTCGGGGTTTTGGTGCAGGGCGGGGGAATGCTGGTGCTCCTATTGGCAGTCATCTTTCCCACCAGCAAAGCACACAGCAAACTATTGGAAATATGGGATCCACATTCAACTTTCCTGCTCTGGAGAATCCAAACAGCCAGCCATCTGTGGGTGGTCCATTATCTCAGCCGGGATACGTGAATAAT ATGCCAGTCCAAGGTCCAAGTCAATCATTTCGTGATGGATTTTCTGTGGGAGGCATGTCTCAG GACTTCCTGGGTGATGATTTCAAAAGCCAGGGATCTCATGTTCCTTATAATGTTGCTGACTTCTCCACTCAG GCATCACAAAGTGGATATGCTGTTGACTATGTTACACAAGGAGTGCAGGGTGGGTTCCCCGGCAACTTTATGAATCAGAATTCTCAAGCTGGATTTTCTCGTTTTGGTTCTGGAAATGATTTCATGTCTCAG GATTACATGACTCATGGATCACAGGGGCTGTTCACTCAGATTGGCTTCAATGATGCCTCGCAGGATGATGTGTCACAGAACCACTTTGGCATAGCCAATCCAAACCCTCTTCAGTCTCAG GGTTTGATGAACTCTCTTTATTCTCAGCCCTTTGCCCACTACAACACACAGCCTCTAAATATGCAGTCTACACAGCAGCCTCAGCAGGGTCAAGGCTCCCAGAACCAGAAAATCCACTACAATGGTTGA
- the LOC125370136 gene encoding LOW QUALITY PROTEIN: EEF1A lysine methyltransferase 3-like (The sequence of the model RefSeq protein was modified relative to this genomic sequence to represent the inferred CDS: inserted 1 base in 1 codon) — protein MGVRQFQVAGLDITIHEHDSLCDSTTGSAYTGSWLWDSAIATSNIDFQRKSVLELGAGXSLPGITSAKLGPSRVPLTDVFSVLLGLMKNVEENGLGDRVEVRELVWGLSEKGNGQFDVVLMSDVHYDREQMEALGETLKRVCGEERRGECWQRVRLGLGQVSV, from the exons ATGGGCGTACGGCAATTCCAAGTCGCCGGCCTAGACATAACAATCCACGAACACGACAGCCTCTGCGACTCAACCACGGGCTCTGCATATACCGGTTCATGGCTCTGGGACTCAGCGATCGCAACTTCTAACATAGATTTTCAACGCAAGTCAGTCCTCGAGCTTGGAGCCG CTAGCCTTCCTGGCATAACATCAGCCAAGCTCGGCCCTAGCCGAGTTCCATTAACCGACGTCTTTTCGGTCCTTCTTGGCTTGATGAAGAACGTGGAAGAGAACGGGTTAGGTGATCGGGTGGAAGTGAGAGAGCTAGTTTGGGGATTAAGCGAAAAAGGAAACGGTCAGTTCGACGTCGTGTTGATGAGTGATGTGCACTACGATAGAGAGCAAATGGAGGCATTAGGGGAAACGTTGAAGAGGGTGTGTGGGGAGGAGAGGAGAGGAGAGTGTTGGCAGCGAGTGAGGTTAGGGCTTGGACAAGTGAGTGTTTGA